The proteins below are encoded in one region of Neisseria macacae ATCC 33926:
- the serS gene encoding serine--tRNA ligase, whose protein sequence is MLDIQQLRNHTAAVAERLAQRGYEFDTARFNALEEQRKAVQVKTEELQASRNSISKQIGALKGQGKHEEAQAAMDQVAQIKTDLEQAAADLDAVQKELDAWLLSIPNLPHESVPVGKDETENVEVRKVGTPREFDFEIKDHVDLGEPLGLDFEGGAKLSGARFTVMKGQIARLHRALAQFMLDTHTLKHGYTEHYTPYIVDDTTLQGTGQLPKFAEDLFHVTRGGDESKKTQYLIPTAEVTLTNTVADSIVAGSDLPLKLTAHSPCFRSEAGAYGKDVRGLIRQHQFDKVEMVQIVHPEKSYEALEEMVGHAENILKALELPYRVITLCTGDMGFGATKTYDLEVWVPAQNTYREISSCSNCEDFQARRMKARFKDENGKNRLVHTLNGSGLAVGRTLVAVLENHQNADGSINIPAALQPYMGGVTKLEAR, encoded by the coding sequence ATGTTAGACATCCAACAGCTCCGCAACCACACCGCAGCCGTCGCCGAACGTTTGGCGCAGCGCGGTTACGAGTTTGATACCGCACGTTTCAATGCCTTGGAAGAGCAGCGCAAAGCCGTCCAAGTGAAAACCGAAGAACTGCAAGCCTCGCGCAACAGCATTTCCAAACAAATCGGCGCATTGAAAGGACAGGGCAAACACGAAGAGGCGCAGGCAGCCATGGATCAAGTCGCCCAAATCAAAACCGATTTGGAGCAGGCCGCCGCCGATTTGGATGCCGTTCAGAAAGAATTGGACGCATGGTTGTTGAGCATACCCAACCTGCCGCACGAAAGCGTGCCTGTCGGCAAAGACGAAACCGAAAACGTCGAAGTCCGCAAAGTCGGCACCCCGCGCGAATTTGACTTTGAAATCAAAGACCATGTCGATTTGGGCGAACCTTTGGGCTTGGATTTCGAAGGAGGCGCGAAACTGTCCGGCGCGCGCTTTACCGTCATGAAAGGTCAAATCGCCCGCCTGCACCGCGCGCTGGCGCAATTCATGCTCGATACGCACACGCTGAAACACGGCTACACCGAGCATTACACGCCCTACATCGTGGACGACACCACCCTGCAAGGCACAGGCCAACTGCCTAAATTTGCAGAAGATTTGTTCCATGTTACCCGCGGCGGTGACGAGAGCAAAAAAACGCAATATCTGATTCCGACCGCCGAAGTGACGCTGACCAATACCGTTGCCGACAGCATCGTGGCAGGCAGCGATTTGCCGCTGAAGCTGACCGCCCATTCCCCATGTTTCCGCTCCGAAGCGGGCGCATACGGCAAAGACGTGCGCGGTCTGATTCGCCAACACCAATTCGACAAAGTGGAAATGGTGCAAATCGTTCATCCCGAAAAATCATACGAAGCGCTGGAAGAAATGGTCGGTCATGCCGAAAACATCCTGAAGGCTTTGGAACTGCCCTACCGCGTGATTACGCTGTGTACCGGCGACATGGGCTTCGGCGCGACCAAAACCTACGACTTGGAAGTCTGGGTTCCCGCACAAAACACCTACCGCGAAATCTCAAGCTGCTCCAACTGCGAAGATTTCCAAGCCCGCCGCATGAAGGCGCGTTTCAAAGACGAAAACGGCAAAAACCGCTTGGTACATACTTTGAACGGCTCCGGCTTGGCAGTAGGCCGCACTTTGGTTGCGGTTTTGGAAAACCATCAAAACGCCGACGGCAGCATCAATATTCCTGCCGCTTTGCAGCCTTATATGGGCGGCGTGACCAAACTGGAAGCCCGATAA
- the argF gene encoding ornithine carbamoyltransferase: MNLKNRHFLKLLDFTPEEITAYLDLAAELKAAKKAGHEVQRMKGKNIALIFEKTSTRTRCAFEVAARDQGAGVTYLEPSASQIGHKESIKDTARVLGRMYDGIEYRGFGQDVVEELAKYAGVPVFNGLTNEFHPTQMLADALTMREHSGKPLNQTAFAYVGDARYNMANSLLVLGAKLGMDVRIGAPKTLWPSENIVARARAVAEETGGKILLTESVEEAVKGVDFIHTDVWVSMGEPKEAWQERIDLLKDYRVTPELMAASGNLQVKFMHCLPAFHNRETKVGEWIYETFGLNGVEVTEEVFESPASIVFDQAENRMHTIKAVMVAALGD, encoded by the coding sequence ATGAACCTGAAAAACCGCCATTTCCTGAAACTTTTGGACTTCACGCCCGAAGAAATCACCGCCTACCTCGACCTTGCCGCCGAGTTGAAAGCCGCCAAAAAGGCAGGGCACGAAGTGCAGCGGATGAAAGGGAAGAACATCGCCTTGATTTTTGAAAAAACATCGACCCGTACCCGCTGCGCGTTTGAAGTCGCCGCACGCGACCAAGGGGCGGGTGTCACTTATCTGGAGCCGTCCGCCAGCCAAATCGGGCATAAGGAAAGCATCAAAGACACTGCCCGCGTGTTGGGCAGGATGTACGACGGCATCGAATATCGCGGCTTCGGGCAGGACGTGGTCGAAGAATTGGCAAAATACGCCGGCGTGCCCGTGTTCAACGGTCTGACCAACGAGTTCCACCCCACCCAAATGCTCGCCGACGCGCTGACCATGCGCGAACACAGCGGCAAACCTTTGAACCAAACTGCGTTTGCCTACGTCGGCGACGCGCGTTACAACATGGCAAATTCGCTGCTGGTGTTGGGCGCGAAGCTCGGCATGGACGTGCGTATCGGCGCACCGAAAACCTTGTGGCCGTCTGAAAACATCGTCGCCCGCGCCCGCGCCGTCGCTGAAGAAACCGGCGGAAAGATTTTGCTCACCGAAAGCGTGGAAGAGGCCGTCAAAGGCGTAGATTTTATCCATACCGACGTGTGGGTCAGCATGGGTGAGCCGAAAGAAGCATGGCAGGAACGCATTGATTTGTTGAAAGATTACCGCGTTACCCCCGAGCTGATGGCGGCATCGGGCAACTTGCAGGTTAAATTCATGCACTGCCTGCCCGCCTTCCACAACCGCGAAACCAAAGTCGGCGAATGGATTTACGAAACCTTCGGCTTAAACGGCGTGGAAGTGACGGAAGAAGTATTCGAAAGCCCCGCCAGCATCGTGTTCGACCAAGCGGAAAACCGGATGCACACGATTAAGGCGGTGATGGTGGCGGCGTTGGGGGATTGA
- a CDS encoding THUMP domain-containing class I SAM-dependent RNA methyltransferase, with protein MTTYSLFVTCPRGLEAPLSQELDQLKCQDIRAVDGGVACKGGMEQVYRINLHSRTASRVLLRLTKSGYRSEQDIYKAAKNIRWTDWFDLEQTFKVKVEGKRAQVKSLDFVGLKIKDAVCDVFRDACSARPSVGKIRPDIRIHAFIDERDIQIFIDTSGEALFKRGYRQDTGEAPMRENLAAGLLLLAGYDGTQPFQDPFCGSGTIVIEAAWIATRRAPGLMRRFGFEKLKNFDAALWKKLQHEAETQIRPAPAPISGSDNDRYIIRAAVANAQAAEVDTFVRFEVKDAQDTRPNGEGGILISNPPYGVRLAEVQALQALYPQLGAWLKQHYAGWLAGMFTGDRDMPKFMRLSPKRKIPLYNGNLDCRLFLMDMVKGSNR; from the coding sequence ATGACCACTTATTCCCTCTTCGTTACCTGCCCGCGCGGTCTCGAAGCCCCTTTATCCCAAGAACTCGACCAACTCAAATGCCAAGACATCCGCGCTGTTGACGGCGGCGTTGCGTGCAAAGGCGGTATGGAGCAGGTGTACCGCATCAACCTGCATTCGCGCACCGCCAGCCGCGTGTTGCTGCGCCTGACCAAAAGCGGCTACCGCAGCGAGCAAGACATTTATAAAGCCGCGAAAAATATCCGCTGGACGGATTGGTTCGACTTAGAACAAACCTTCAAAGTCAAAGTAGAAGGCAAACGCGCCCAAGTCAAAAGTTTGGATTTCGTCGGGCTGAAAATCAAAGACGCCGTGTGCGACGTGTTCCGTGACGCTTGCAGCGCGCGCCCCAGCGTCGGCAAAATCCGCCCCGACATCCGCATCCATGCCTTTATCGACGAGCGCGACATTCAAATTTTCATCGACACATCCGGCGAAGCCTTGTTCAAACGCGGCTACCGCCAAGACACGGGCGAAGCGCCGATGCGCGAAAACTTGGCGGCGGGCTTGCTGCTGCTGGCGGGCTATGACGGTACGCAGCCTTTCCAAGACCCGTTTTGCGGCAGCGGCACCATCGTCATCGAAGCCGCGTGGATTGCCACCCGCCGCGCGCCCGGTTTGATGCGCCGTTTCGGGTTTGAGAAGCTGAAAAACTTCGATGCCGCCCTTTGGAAAAAGCTGCAACACGAAGCCGAAACGCAAATCCGCCCCGCGCCTGCCCCGATTTCGGGCAGCGACAACGACCGCTATATAATCCGCGCCGCCGTTGCCAACGCCCAAGCTGCCGAAGTGGACACGTTTGTCCGTTTTGAAGTCAAAGACGCGCAGGATACCCGTCCGAACGGGGAAGGCGGCATTTTGATTTCCAATCCGCCTTACGGCGTCCGTCTTGCCGAAGTCCAAGCCCTGCAAGCCCTTTATCCGCAGTTGGGTGCGTGGCTGAAGCAGCATTACGCGGGCTGGTTGGCGGGAATGTTTACCGGCGACCGCGATATGCCGAAATTCATGCGCCTTTCACCCAAACGCAAAATCCCGCTCTACAACGGCAACTTAGACTGCCGCCTGTTTTTGATGGATATGGTCAAAGGGTCGAACCGATAA
- a CDS encoding recombination-associated protein RdgC, translated as MWFKQISFYPLNKEKLPEADVLTDKLAEAEFTRCQGLDWSSEGFAAPVSFSPELVFPADFTLRVALKKEEKVLPAGVIRDILEEKVAEIQNNEARNVGRKEKQELKEQITDDLLPRAFTRSSRTEAVFNTRHGYLLVNNAASAKAENILTKLREALGGLEASLPNTKQSPSSLMTEWLLQGHCEGGFELDSDCELKGVGDVVPVVKVSKQDLTADEVVQHVKNGKTVTQLGLVWREQIAFILTQDFTLKRIQYLDVLQEEAESNGDDAASLAFASQILMAESVSTMLEELVSYLGGWQD; from the coding sequence ATGTGGTTCAAGCAGATCAGTTTTTATCCGCTCAACAAAGAAAAGCTGCCCGAAGCGGACGTACTTACCGACAAACTTGCAGAGGCTGAATTTACCCGCTGCCAAGGTTTGGACTGGTCCAGCGAGGGCTTTGCCGCACCGGTTTCGTTCTCTCCCGAACTCGTTTTTCCTGCCGACTTTACTTTGCGCGTCGCCCTGAAAAAAGAAGAAAAAGTCCTGCCAGCCGGCGTCATCCGCGATATTTTGGAAGAGAAGGTGGCGGAAATCCAAAACAATGAAGCCCGCAATGTCGGCCGCAAGGAAAAACAAGAGCTTAAAGAACAAATTACAGACGACCTGCTGCCCCGCGCGTTTACCCGCAGCAGCCGTACTGAAGCGGTGTTCAACACCCGCCACGGCTATCTGCTCGTCAACAACGCGGCTTCCGCTAAAGCGGAAAACATCCTGACCAAGCTGCGTGAAGCTTTGGGCGGTTTGGAAGCCTCGCTGCCGAATACCAAGCAATCGCCCTCTTCCCTGATGACCGAGTGGCTGTTGCAAGGGCATTGCGAAGGCGGTTTTGAATTGGACAGCGATTGCGAACTCAAAGGCGTGGGCGATGTTGTTCCCGTCGTCAAAGTGTCCAAACAAGATTTGACCGCCGATGAAGTGGTCCAACACGTCAAAAACGGCAAAACCGTAACCCAGCTCGGCTTGGTGTGGCGCGAGCAAATCGCCTTCATCCTCACGCAAGACTTCACGCTCAAGCGCATCCAATACCTCGACGTATTGCAGGAAGAAGCCGAGAGCAACGGCGACGATGCCGCCAGCCTTGCCTTCGCCTCGCAAATCCTGATGGCGGAATCCGTCAGCACCATGTTGGAAGAGCTGGTTTCCTATTTGGGCGGCTGGCAAGACTAA
- a CDS encoding methylated-DNA--[protein]-cysteine S-methyltransferase: MTRIGDFAAKSMIEIWSKRMITLPSLNNLPSKWDEIRHWLETQVFECEVMLYPNLTEHEAKQFEQDFIDCIGCAPEEYVRIRRAIRLLEAHYPDSSNELTAAAIATPLGEMLAVFGGKGLCLLEFVGQKHMEQEITAVQKALRGRFVFREDERTQLLRQELDLYFKGRLKTFATPLEQIGTEFQKQAWDALLAIPYGETRSYKEQAQCLGNPKAVRAVAAANGQNKVSILIPCHRVIGSDGKLTGYAGGLNRKQSLLALERGEVQTTLF; this comes from the coding sequence ATGACGAGAATTGGGGATTTTGCCGCCAAATCCATGATAGAGATATGGAGCAAACGAATGATTACCCTGCCTTCCTTAAACAACCTACCGTCAAAATGGGATGAAATCCGCCATTGGCTCGAAACCCAAGTTTTTGAGTGTGAAGTCATGCTGTATCCCAATCTGACGGAACACGAAGCCAAGCAGTTCGAGCAGGATTTTATCGACTGTATCGGCTGCGCGCCTGAAGAATATGTCCGTATCCGCCGCGCCATCCGTTTGTTGGAAGCGCATTATCCTGACAGCTCAAACGAATTAACCGCCGCCGCCATTGCCACGCCTTTGGGCGAGATGCTGGCGGTGTTCGGTGGCAAAGGGTTGTGTTTGCTGGAATTTGTCGGGCAGAAGCATATGGAACAGGAAATTACCGCCGTCCAAAAAGCCTTGCGCGGACGGTTTGTGTTTCGGGAGGATGAGCGAACGCAACTTCTGCGGCAGGAATTGGACTTATACTTCAAGGGTCGTCTGAAAACCTTTGCCACGCCCTTGGAGCAGATTGGTACCGAATTTCAAAAGCAGGCATGGGATGCGCTCTTGGCGATTCCTTACGGCGAAACGCGCAGCTACAAGGAGCAGGCGCAGTGTTTGGGCAATCCCAAAGCCGTCCGCGCCGTTGCCGCCGCCAACGGGCAGAACAAAGTGTCCATCCTGATTCCCTGCCACCGCGTCATCGGCAGCGACGGCAAGCTGACCGGCTACGCGGGCGGCCTGAACCGCAAACAGTCGCTGCTTGCTTTGGAACGCGGCGAAGTTCAGACGACCTTGTTTTGA
- the dapE gene encoding succinyl-diaminopimelate desuccinylase, whose product MTETQSLELAKELISRPSVTPDDRDCQKLLAERLHKIGFAAEELHFGDTKNIWLRRGTKAPVVCFAGHTDVVPTGPVEKWDSPPFEPTERDGRLYGRGAADMKTSIACFVTACERFVAEHPDHQGSIALLITSDEEGDALDGTTKVVDVLKARDELIDYCIVGEPTAVDKLGDMIKNGRRGSLSGNLTVKGKQGHIAYPHLAINPVHTFAPALQELTQEVWDEGNEYFPPTSFQISNINGGTGATNVIPGELNVKFNFRFSTESTEAGLKQRVHAILDKHGVQYDLQWSCSGQPFLTHAGKLTDVARAAIAETCGVETELSTTGGTSDGRFIKAIAKELIELGPSNATIHQINENVRLDDIPKLSAVYEGILARLLVEKAV is encoded by the coding sequence ATGACTGAAACCCAATCCCTAGAACTCGCCAAAGAATTGATTTCCCGCCCGTCCGTTACCCCCGACGACCGAGATTGCCAAAAACTGCTTGCCGAACGCCTACACAAAATCGGTTTTGCGGCCGAAGAACTCCATTTCGGCGACACCAAAAACATCTGGTTGCGACGCGGCACGAAAGCTCCCGTCGTCTGTTTTGCAGGGCATACCGACGTTGTGCCGACAGGCCCTGTTGAAAAATGGGATTCGCCCCCGTTCGAACCGACCGAGCGCGACGGAAGATTATACGGGCGCGGCGCGGCGGACATGAAAACCAGTATCGCCTGTTTCGTTACCGCCTGCGAACGCTTCGTTGCCGAACATCCCGATCACCAAGGTAGCATTGCGCTTCTGATTACTTCCGACGAAGAGGGCGACGCGTTGGACGGTACGACCAAAGTCGTTGATGTATTGAAAGCGCGCGACGAGCTTATCGACTACTGCATCGTCGGCGAACCGACCGCCGTGGACAAATTGGGCGATATGATTAAAAACGGCCGGCGCGGCTCGCTGTCGGGCAACCTGACCGTCAAAGGCAAGCAAGGACATATTGCCTATCCGCATTTGGCAATCAATCCCGTGCATACTTTTGCCCCGGCGCTGCAAGAGCTGACGCAGGAAGTCTGGGACGAAGGCAACGAATACTTCCCGCCGACCAGCTTTCAAATTTCCAATATCAACGGCGGCACAGGCGCGACCAACGTCATTCCGGGCGAGCTGAACGTCAAATTCAATTTCCGCTTCTCCACCGAGTCCACCGAAGCAGGGCTGAAGCAACGCGTTCACGCCATTTTGGACAAACACGGCGTGCAATACGATTTGCAATGGTCATGTTCGGGGCAGCCCTTCCTCACCCACGCGGGCAAACTGACCGACGTGGCGCGCGCCGCCATTGCCGAAACCTGCGGCGTAGAGACCGAATTGTCCACCACCGGCGGCACTTCGGACGGACGCTTCATTAAAGCCATTGCGAAAGAACTCATCGAATTAGGCCCGTCCAATGCCACCATCCACCAAATCAACGAAAACGTGCGGCTGGACGATATTCCGAAGCTGTCGGCGGTGTATGAGGGGATATTGGCGCGGTTGTTGGTTGAAAAGGCCGTCTGA
- a CDS encoding helix-turn-helix transcriptional regulator, whose translation MGALGGIVQHHTALYRSVAVHEPTVVIVRRGCKKLRWAGRELRIAAGEAVALAGGQTFDVINIPDSDDLYQAQWIAFEQEAIERFAAQYGTAQAVCDAVKLPHPGRMNAAFDYAAATLADEEVPHNAAEAALCGVLAWLQHDGIGFTVYEGVNLMRQIRKLITADMAADWSSAMLAQRLNCSEAALRRRLARQDTNFRTLLTDVRMMRALTLLQVTQWPVAQIAGAVGYDCPSRFSARFKERFGCVPSVVRSEAEPAAYRRTGQVSVGVRP comes from the coding sequence TTGGGTGCTTTAGGCGGCATCGTGCAACATCATACCGCCTTGTACCGCAGCGTGGCGGTACATGAACCGACCGTGGTTATCGTGCGGCGCGGATGTAAGAAGTTGCGGTGGGCTGGGCGCGAATTGAGGATTGCGGCGGGTGAGGCTGTCGCATTGGCAGGCGGGCAGACGTTTGACGTCATCAATATTCCCGATTCAGACGACCTCTATCAGGCGCAATGGATTGCTTTCGAACAGGAAGCCATAGAAAGGTTTGCCGCACAATACGGGACGGCGCAGGCAGTGTGCGATGCGGTGAAGCTGCCGCACCCCGGGCGGATGAACGCGGCGTTTGATTATGCGGCTGCGACGCTGGCGGATGAAGAAGTGCCGCACAATGCGGCGGAGGCCGCGCTTTGCGGCGTGTTGGCGTGGTTGCAGCATGACGGCATCGGTTTTACCGTGTACGAAGGCGTCAACCTGATGCGGCAAATCCGCAAACTGATTACCGCCGATATGGCTGCAGACTGGTCGTCGGCGATGCTGGCGCAGCGGCTTAATTGCAGCGAGGCTGCGTTGCGGCGGCGGTTGGCGCGGCAGGACACGAATTTCCGTACGCTGCTGACGGATGTACGCATGATGCGCGCGCTGACGCTGTTGCAGGTTACGCAATGGCCGGTGGCGCAGATTGCCGGCGCGGTCGGCTATGACTGTCCGTCCCGTTTCAGCGCGCGCTTCAAAGAGCGGTTCGGTTGCGTGCCGTCGGTGGTTCGCTCGGAAGCGGAGCCGGCGGCATATCGGCGCACGGGGCAGGTCAGCGTCGGTGTTCGACCGTGA
- a CDS encoding DUF333 domain-containing protein, translating to MMKPVVLSIAAATVLAACNTSAQQEAPTVDAANPASEFCVKQGGKLEMKKDKDGGEYALCHLPDGTVVEEWAYFRQHNQ from the coding sequence ATGATGAAACCTGTTGTTTTGAGCATTGCCGCCGCTACGGTTTTGGCGGCCTGCAATACGTCCGCCCAACAAGAAGCGCCGACAGTCGACGCGGCAAATCCGGCTTCTGAGTTTTGCGTGAAGCAGGGCGGGAAATTGGAAATGAAAAAAGACAAAGACGGCGGCGAATATGCGCTTTGCCATCTGCCGGACGGTACGGTCGTTGAAGAATGGGCATATTTCCGCCAGCACAATCAGTAA
- a CDS encoding YbhB/YbcL family Raf kinase inhibitor-like protein: MQTRILSAVLLAFSTAAFAEGAFTLQFDNPSKDGGFTQNQLLSAPYGFGCSGGNASPALSWKNPPAGTKSFVLTVYDKDAPTGLGWMHWVVADIPADVRRLPAGITAQGGRLPKGALQTRTDFGTPGYGGACPPEGRKHRYEFTLTALKVAKLPNITAESTPALVGFFTKANSLGEAKFTVEHRR; the protein is encoded by the coding sequence ATGCAAACCCGCATCCTCTCCGCCGTACTGCTGGCTTTTTCAACCGCCGCCTTTGCCGAGGGCGCATTCACGCTGCAATTCGACAACCCGTCCAAAGACGGCGGCTTCACGCAAAACCAGCTTTTGAGCGCGCCTTACGGCTTTGGCTGTTCGGGCGGCAATGCTTCGCCCGCGCTGTCGTGGAAAAATCCGCCCGCAGGGACAAAAAGTTTCGTCCTGACTGTTTACGATAAAGACGCGCCAACCGGCCTGGGCTGGATGCATTGGGTGGTCGCCGACATCCCCGCCGATGTCCGCCGCCTACCCGCAGGCATTACCGCGCAAGGCGGCAGGCTGCCCAAAGGCGCGCTGCAAACCCGCACAGACTTCGGCACTCCGGGCTACGGCGGCGCATGTCCCCCCGAAGGCAGGAAACACCGCTACGAATTCACACTCACCGCGCTGAAAGTCGCCAAGCTGCCGAACATCACCGCCGAATCCACACCAGCACTGGTCGGCTTCTTCACTAAGGCAAACAGCTTGGGCGAAGCGAAATTCACGGTCGAACACCGACGCTGA
- the dcd gene encoding dCTP deaminase, which produces MSIKSDKWIRRMSEEFGMIDPFEPNQIKEANGQRIISYGTSSYGYDIRCANEFKIFTNINSTIVDPKNFDPKNFVTVEDDCCIIPPNSFALARTVEYFRIPRNVLTVCLGKSTYARCGIIVNVTPFEPEWEGYVTLEFSNTTPLPAKIYAGEGVAQVLFFESDEICETSYKDRNGKYMGQTGVTLPKT; this is translated from the coding sequence ATGAGCATCAAGTCCGACAAATGGATACGCCGCATGAGCGAAGAGTTCGGCATGATCGACCCCTTCGAGCCGAACCAAATCAAAGAAGCCAACGGACAGCGCATCATCTCCTACGGCACGTCCAGCTACGGCTACGACATCCGCTGCGCCAACGAATTTAAAATTTTCACCAACATCAACAGCACCATCGTCGATCCCAAAAACTTCGACCCGAAAAACTTCGTCACCGTCGAAGACGACTGCTGCATCATCCCCCCTAATTCCTTCGCGCTGGCGCGTACGGTCGAATACTTCCGCATCCCGCGCAACGTCCTGACCGTCTGCTTGGGCAAATCCACCTACGCCCGCTGCGGCATTATCGTCAACGTGACCCCGTTCGAACCGGAATGGGAAGGCTACGTGACCCTCGAGTTTTCCAACACCACCCCCCTGCCCGCCAAAATCTACGCCGGCGAAGGCGTGGCGCAAGTCCTCTTCTTCGAGAGCGACGAAATCTGCGAAACTTCCTACAAAGACCGCAACGGCAAATACATGGGACAAACCGGCGTCACCCTGCCGAAAACCTGA
- a CDS encoding Imm52 family immunity protein: MKKIDFTMHFSAVQQSLDRVFKDMLTFQTEYLQELFARNDTVTVDLLTERRNIKNGMVNFKDKSYPVIKTSKNYNHNYKDKYVEFPLPLADLALMKDFALTSEEVQHEPEMFDLNWLNVPYKEWYKYRGERYPIEKQHGLFKLGLAPSADGSSSVAFGHYFLMNESDIDKTLIKKWIFFYLDKYLPHCRFQGINRFYPSRVRPFSLYKKRMALEWFSFLPAEILPEEVPSANEVIYLPNCGSIIISTEQPYDFENPEMRKVTAAIEQELHHLGLLPLVDHFSIPQISDLPFISREQRLKDMSRGNGV; this comes from the coding sequence ATGAAAAAAATCGATTTTACTATGCATTTTTCTGCTGTGCAGCAGTCCCTCGATCGAGTATTCAAGGATATGCTGACCTTTCAAACAGAATACCTCCAAGAGCTATTTGCACGCAACGATACGGTTACAGTAGACCTGCTGACAGAACGTAGAAATATCAAAAACGGCATGGTCAACTTTAAAGACAAAAGCTATCCGGTAATCAAGACCAGTAAAAACTACAATCACAACTATAAAGACAAATATGTCGAATTTCCTCTGCCTCTCGCTGATCTTGCGCTGATGAAGGATTTTGCACTGACTTCGGAAGAAGTACAGCATGAGCCCGAAATGTTCGACCTTAACTGGCTGAATGTGCCCTATAAGGAATGGTATAAATATCGCGGGGAACGTTATCCGATAGAAAAACAACACGGTTTGTTTAAACTAGGTTTAGCCCCAAGTGCCGATGGTTCTTCTTCTGTTGCGTTTGGTCATTATTTTTTGATGAATGAATCCGACATTGATAAAACCTTGATAAAAAAATGGATATTCTTTTATTTGGATAAATATCTGCCGCATTGCCGGTTTCAAGGAATAAACCGTTTTTACCCTTCGAGAGTCCGGCCATTTTCCCTTTACAAAAAACGTATGGCTTTAGAATGGTTTTCCTTTCTACCCGCCGAAATCCTGCCTGAGGAAGTACCCAGCGCAAACGAGGTTATCTATCTTCCGAATTGTGGCAGCATCATTATTAGCACCGAGCAGCCCTACGACTTTGAGAATCCTGAAATGCGTAAGGTGACTGCCGCTATCGAACAAGAGCTGCACCATTTAGGATTGCTGCCTCTTGTGGATCATTTTAGCATTCCTCAAATTAGCGATTTACCCTTTATCAGTCGTGAGCAGCGTCTGAAAGACATGAGTCGGGGAAACGGCGTGTAG
- a CDS encoding MORN repeat-containing protein, whose translation MFKHLAFLPLAIMLALPASAAVLTSYQEPGCTYDGDVGKDGKPAGKGTWRCQDGRSYTGAFKNGKFDGQGVYTVSANRETFIEPFNSNSTKFRNMVLSGTFKKGLAHGKFTASQNGETVFIMKCENGMIKEVKLPKTK comes from the coding sequence ATGTTTAAACACCTCGCATTCCTGCCGCTCGCCATTATGCTTGCCCTCCCCGCCTCGGCCGCCGTCCTGACTTCCTATCAGGAACCGGGCTGCACCTACGACGGCGATGTCGGCAAAGACGGCAAACCCGCCGGCAAAGGCACATGGCGCTGCCAAGACGGTCGCAGCTACACCGGCGCATTTAAAAACGGCAAATTCGACGGACAAGGCGTTTACACCGTCTCCGCCAACCGCGAAACCTTCATCGAACCGTTCAATTCCAACAGCACCAAGTTCCGCAACATGGTACTGTCGGGCACGTTCAAAAAAGGCCTCGCGCACGGCAAATTCACCGCCTCGCAAAACGGCGAAACCGTCTTCATCATGAAATGCGAAAACGGCATGATTAAAGAAGTGAAACTGCCCAAAACCAAATAA